The Mercenaria mercenaria strain notata chromosome 8, MADL_Memer_1, whole genome shotgun sequence genome has a segment encoding these proteins:
- the LOC123565861 gene encoding microfibril-associated glycoprotein 4-like produces the protein MENVKFRALSMCILIFVVVCNFLFSDGIRWTKYNVESGFNGYRCIPSLTVFETNTADASACGKLCHSDSMCSSFIYQQDDLKCIGCMVDLFGQRLSNPVVQLPGSTYYRSHRVDCKDILENNRAAASGIYEIKPWKSKSKIKVLCDMETNGGGWTVFHNRFNGTVDFYRNFTDYENGFGDTAGEFWLGFKYIEEMAKTGRSELMLQVTAKNGSTGHEIADGFTMIHGNEYSVYFEEHFYNHEKHGLPYEHECLPKIANEPFTTMDRDMFEFEDNCAEEMHSAWWYLNCVYVICDLHGKYGKNGPAGYYHRGITGLEPLKASRMMFRRK, from the exons atggaGAACGTGAAATTTCGTGCGTTGTCAATGTGTATCTTGATTTTCGTAGTTGTATGCAACTTTTTATTCTCAGATGGCATTAGATGGACAAAATACAACGTTGAATCCGGTTTTAACGGCTACAGGTGCATTCCCAGTTTAACGGTCTTCGAAACAAACACTGCCGACGCTTCTGCATGCGGTAAACTGTGTCACAGTGACAGCATGTGCTCAAGCTTCATCTACCAACAAGACGACCTCAAGTGCATTGGATGCATGGTAGATCTTTTCGGTCAACGGTTGAGTAACCCTGTCGTTCAGCTTCCAGGGTCAACTTATTACAGAAGTCATa GAGTTGATTGCAAAGACATATTGGAGAACAATCGTGCTGCAGCAAGTggtatatatgaaataaaaccgTGGAAAAGCAAATCAAAAATCAAAGTTCTGTGTGATATGGAAACGAATGGCGGGGGATGGACg GTGTTCCATAACCGTTTTAACGGCACAGTCGACTTTTATCGAAATTTCACTGACTATGAAAATGGATTTGGTGACACAGCTGGGGAATTTTGGCTTG GCTTTAAATACATTGAAGAGATGGCCAAGACAGGTCGATCCGAGCTCATGCTACAGGTCACGGCAAAAAATGGGAGTACAGGACATGAGATTGCTGATGGTTTCACAATGATACATGGAAACGAATATAGCGTGTATTTCGAGGAACACTTCTACAATCATGAGAAACACG GATTGCCATACGAACATGAATGCCTTCCGAAAATAGCTAATGAACCATTCACAACGATGGACAGAGACATGTTTGAGTTTGAAGATAACTGTGCCGAAGAGATGCACAGCGCATGGTGGTACTTAAACTGTGTGTATGTAATATGCGATCTTCATGGTAAATACGGCAAAAACGGACCGGCTGGATACTACCATCGTGGAATCACAGGGTTAGAACCACTGAAGGCATCCAGAATGATGTTTAGACGAAAATGA